GAATTAGTTATTCATTTATAAATGTATTTTCAAAAATTGGATCTTCTGCTATTATTTCATTTGACCTATCAAAAGAAGCTTCCAAGAAATACAAAATCACAAAATTAGAATTTTTAAGTCCAGATAAAGGCAATTTTATTAATCGACTAAGTAGTCTTACTAGTGGAAAACAGCAATCAAAAAAAGAGCTTGCAAAAGACGCTTACTCATTTGGCACATTAAAACCTGAATCTCTTTCAGAAACAATTGCAGAATATTACAAAGATAACAATTGGTATTATATTTTAGCAGCAATAACAATAGAAAATAATATAAACAAAGAAACTAAAAAATATGAAATTAGAATTAACCCCAAAATATATAATGATTTTCAAAAAAAACTGAGATTGCATTTTAAAAGCAACCAAATAAAAAAATTTTCAATACCCGTATAGAATAAATTACAAATTAATAGAAAAAAGATTTTTACTTTTCTAAGAGAGATAAATTTATAATAATAAAACAATGGGTAGTAACAAAGCAATAATAATAAATTTAAATAATTTAGAGCATAACTTAAATTTAATTAAAAATAAAATTGGCGAAAAAGAAATAGTGGCCACCTTAAAAGGTGATGCATATGGTCACGGGCTTATAAACGTCTTTAAATTTTTAAAATCAAAAAAAATAAATTATTTTGGACTTTCTAATATTGAAGATGCTAAAACACTTAAAAAAATTGATAAAAATATAAAAATATTGATGTACATTAAAGTGGATAAAAAAGAAATTAAAAATTTGATTAAACTTGAGTTAGTACCACTTATTGCTGATTTTGAATATCTTTTTTTAATAGAAAAAGAATGCGCATTGCAAAAAAATAAAATAAAAGTCCACTTAAAAATTGATATTGGAATGAATAGATATGGAATAAAAATAGATGACGCCCTTGAAATAGCCACATATATTCAAAATTCAAAATTTTTAGAACTAGAAGGGGTCTGCTCACATCTCCCATCAACAGAAAACTATAAAACTACGCAAAAACAAATAGAGCAATTTTTATTTTTTTTAAAAACACTAAAACAAAAAAACATTCATCCCAAATTTGTCCATATTTCTAATTCGGGACACATTATCAACTACAAACTAAGTTCACAATTTAATATGGTAAGACCGGGACTTATTCTTTACGGGTACTGTCAACCACTAAAAAACAAAAAACCCATTTCAAATTTTAAGCCCGTATTAAATTTATTTTCAAAAGTAATATTTATCAAAAATGTAAAAAAGGGTGAAAAAATTTCATATTCTGGTTTATTTCAAGCCAAAGAAGATATGAAAATAGGAA
This genomic interval from Borreliella andersonii contains the following:
- a CDS encoding S2/P23 family protein, producing MNIKKFILTVIIISLAKNSFSENEINVFENENYVVKENIKIKIKKLKQSFLLISVDVAISQPYMELVDLNGNLIKELDGISYSFINVFSKIGSSAIISFDLSKEASKKYKITKLEFLSPDKGNFINRLSSLTSGKQQSKKELAKDAYSFGTLKPESLSETIAEYYKDNNWYYILAAITIENNINKETKKYEIRINPKIYNDFQKKLRLHFKSNQIKKFSIPV
- the alr gene encoding alanine racemase, translated to MYNNKTMGSNKAIIINLNNLEHNLNLIKNKIGEKEIVATLKGDAYGHGLINVFKFLKSKKINYFGLSNIEDAKTLKKIDKNIKILMYIKVDKKEIKNLIKLELVPLIADFEYLFLIEKECALQKNKIKVHLKIDIGMNRYGIKIDDALEIATYIQNSKFLELEGVCSHLPSTENYKTTQKQIEQFLFFLKTLKQKNIHPKFVHISNSGHIINYKLSSQFNMVRPGLILYGYCQPLKNKKPISNFKPVLNLFSKVIFIKNVKKGEKISYSGLFQAKEDMKIGIIPIGYFDGIPQNISNDYYFLINNKKCKIRGKVCMNLTIVEIPKNLKVKTGSKVEIVSEKLSIDEMSKFSKRSHYELLCNIGKYEKKKYLN